The Dendropsophus ebraccatus isolate aDenEbr1 chromosome 6, aDenEbr1.pat, whole genome shotgun sequence nucleotide sequence AAAGTGTTTAAATATTCGCTGCAGCGTTATGACACAGCTACACAAATATTCAAACATCATGCCGCGCAGAGAAAGACTCCACTACATGGCTTCCACGTCCATGCCGTCTGTTTTTCACGGTATGAGGAAATAAGCCTGTAGGCTTTAAACAtcatatgttgttgtttttgttttttttttgcatttttaccgCAATTTAGGTAAACATAGCAAAAATGTTGCCATTTGTGTGATGATTTTGCCCCACCATATGTGAACGTCCAAATGTCAAAGGTCCAGTGAAGAAAATGTTTGTTGGCTGCTTAattgttttttcccctttattgACAGTATTGAAAAAGGGCATGAAAGCCCAATAGACACCTGGTGCAGAAATTTATTCAACATTATTGTCGTTTATTGGTGATTATAGTTGATTATAGTTTACAGGCGTGGATTGGCCAGTGTAACAAGGCCTTTACTCTGTTTGTCTTCTGTCTGTACTTTTGTAATGTATAGCTGTTGAATGTATGCAAGCCCGTCCTAAGAGCAGCTGTGTCGGCATCATTCATGTCGTTGCTTTTTtagctattttatttatatttaaatttttgttaaCTATTACGCTTCATTTTATTAAGACACTAACCAAATAATTTGTCAATATTCATTTTTATGGAATCTAAAAATATTTCATCTCTGTCTTCACAGATTTCTATGCCTAAATCAGAATGTGCACTTCAGAAGACTTGGCAGATAGTCTTCATGGAGAGAGTCTTCTCTGCAGCCTAAATGAGCAGCGTATGCAAGGTTTCTTGTGTGATGTCACCATCGTGGTCGAAGACACCAAATTTAAAGCACATAGAAATATACTGGCCGCCTCAAGTCTTTATTTTAGGAATCAGTTTCGGAGCCAGAGTATCTTAATACAAGGACATGTGTTGGAACTTGCAGATTTTAAAGCAGATACATTTACAGAGATACTGAATTTTATTTACAGCTCTAAGATTGCGGTGAAGAAAAAGGAGACACTGACCGATCTCGCAGATGCAGGTAAAAAACTaggaataacttttttagaaaatATAAAAACTTCCAAAAAATTTTCATCCATCAAATGCTCAACAGAAACCGAGGGAACCTTACCACCTGTGTTTTATCGAGGAGAGAATAGTTTAAAATCAGAAACTGTAGATAAAAAGGGAGAAGACCCTGCAGTTGCTAATGGACCAAGAATAACCAATGCattttccattctggaaactgaagTCAACGGATTTTCACCTCTTGACTTGAGAGCAAATTTTAAGAAGACTAATGGCCCTTCTGAAGAAGAGAATGATAAAAGTAATTGTGATAATGGCGTCTGCAGTGACGGTGAGCCTGTTAACACCTTGGCTGAGCATTCCTATGCAGTGTCTCCTGGGGATGCTCCATACAAGAGAGACTCTGTGTTTGATCACAGCAATAAACTTAATCATTTAGGGAATGGTGAAAGCACCACAGCCGGCACAGTGCCCGGTATCCAAGAGCCGTCATCAGCTGGCAACATGCCAGTGCTGGAACCTCAGTGTTTTATGCCCCAAACTATAGCCCAGAGCAATTCTTCAACGACCAATGTTAGCTGTTCCACTGACCAAACAGCCAACCCTTCTGATTTCTTTAGCCAAAGGGAAAATGAAAGTCTTCTACTGCCACTTCCTCCAAGTAACGCACCTGCTCCCCAGTCTTTCTGTGAAAATGCACTTTATCCGCTTCCTAAAAGGCCTCATGAGACATTTAGCTGCAAAAACTGCAGTAAAGAGTTTGCACATTTTAAACGCCTACAGAGACATGAACAAATTTGTTTCAAGGTGGTCCACACCGAAAAGGATATGAGGTTACCCAACAGCCTTTCGCAGGTTTCCTCGGCAGATGGAGCATCTGACCAGAATGGTCTTCCCAATGGCTCTTCAACCGCATCAGATCATTTTGTGAAAATAGTGGATGGTAAAATATTCTATGTTTGCATTGTATGCAAGAGAAATTATGTTACCCTTTCAAGTCTTCGACGTCATTCTAATGTCCACTCCTGGAGGAAATCATATCCTTGCCATTATTGCAGCAAAGTATTTGCCTTAGCAGAGTATCGAACTAAACATGAAATTTGGCATACAGGGGATCGGCGATATCAATGCATATTTTGCCTGGAAACATTTATGACTTATTACATTCTTAAAAATCATCAAAAATCTTCTCATGGAATTGATCCAAGATTAGGGGTTGGCAGTAAAGCAAATAATAGAGGTCTAAAATCTAGTATCTATCCCTACAAACTATATCGACTATTGCCAATGAAGTGTAAAAGAACATCACTCAGTAGCTCGGGCAATGGCTCAGCGGAACACCCCAGCATCCACTTCCAAGGACAGAGTTCATTTAGCATGGCCACTGTTGTTCAAAATCCAGTGATCTCTAATACGATCCCTTTAGAAAACCAGGAGAGCTTTTCTTGTACACTAGACCCAGCGTCACAAAATGCTACAACCACAAACCAGGACTCTTGGCCATTTAACATAATTCAGTGCGATAAAAATGCAAATGTTTTATCCACTCAGAATTTGAGCTCTTCCAATGAAGTCTTAGACTCCATGCCAGAAGAGGCCGATAGTGAAGCCTGTCCTTCTTATACTGATAACTCAAATATTTCTTCTGTTATTAACACTACCAAGTCAGCGCCTTCTGTGATTATGCACAGCAGTAGGGTATCTTCTGTGATAGTGCATGGAAATGCCGTAACCGCAGGTACAACAACAAATGGAATTGGATGGAATCACAGTAGAGCCACTGTATCACCAGAACGAGAAGATACTTATCAGGGAAATAATGCTGAAGCTACACAGACAAAGGCCTTAAGTGAGGAAGAGCAGTCAGAAAAGAGCAAGGCGGGAGAATCGTATCAGGAGAGGCGAGAATTCATACAACCTGCCACTTCATATAAAAAGAACAAAAGTGTTATTCGGgaaggaaacaaaacagaaacataTATAGCTAAACCGGCATTACCCGGAACGCTAGTAAACAGTGGCATTGCTCCTCTTTGTCAGATCACAGTCAAAATCGGAAGCGAAGCTTTGGTGAAAAGGCAGATCTCTGGTTCATCTCTGTTTTTCAGAAAAAATGGAAGACCAAGATATTCTGAGAAAGCTGAGAAAACTAGGCATGATTCCGATGAGGACAGGAAAGAGAGGAGCTCCAATCGACTTCGCAAATCAGAATGCATTCAAATGGAAGAGATGTGCGATGATGCCAGTGACCAAGACGTGTCCGACAAACCCTGGCGACCTTACTATAACTACAAACCTAAAAAGAAATCTAAGCACTTTAAGAAATTTAGGAAacttaagaaaaagaaaaaacacagtagACCTAGAGAAGTCGAGGAGGATATCATTGAAGTAGAAAAGGATGTTGATGAAGTGGACATGAAATGCTCTTCGGAAGATGTTAAAGATCAAGAAGATGAACAGGAGGAATCTCCAGAGCCTGAAGATTTTAAAGACCATGAGAAGACAGATAGAGTGGAAATGGCTACTGCACAGTGGCAGCTGGACAGCAAACCCTTTTTTTGTGAACTGTGTCAAAAATCTTTTCGGAATCCTTCAACGTTAAAAGTGCACATGCGCTGTCACACCGGGGAAAAGCCCTATCCCTGCAAGACATGTGGAAAATGCTTCTCCTTCTCAGGGAGCTTAAACAAACATGAACGCATCCACCAGACAGTGAAGAGCTTCACGTGTCAGCACTGCAGCAAGTCATTCATGTTACAGGAAACTCTGAAAAAGCACGAGAGGATTCACACTAGAGAAAAAACTTATGACTGTCAGTTTTGCTCCCAGCAATTCTTATACCTTTGTACAAAAAAGAACCATGAGCAAAAACATTTAGCAGAGCAGAGTGTTAAAGGATTTGTTTGTTTCCATTGCTCTAAAGTCTGCAAAACGGCTGCCGCTCTTGGGATGCACCAAAAAAAGCACTATCTCAAGGGTCTAAAGCATAAAGAACGTAAAGACTTTTCACCATCTACAGATGAAATAGCAGGCTGGAATAATGTTGCCAGTAGTACTAGCAAAGAAACCAATATCGCTGAAGAAAGAAGTTCCCTGAATGTGCCTGAAAGTTTTCCGCCATCCTTTGATGACTGCGAAGCCCCGTTGTTGTCTTTTAACAACGGTGTTACAGAAGTAATGCCCCACAATGTTAATGCTGCAAGCCTTGTGGAGAATGTAAATGAAATCGGAGAAAGTGATAGTCATTTCATGACTCCAGCGCCACCTCCAGCTGGATTAAACAACAGCGTGCTGATCGAGGCCCCGAGGGGCTGGAAGCACTGGAAAACAAGACAGTACAACTTAGAGGAAAGCATGAACTCTGATCATTCATCTTTAAAAGAGAGTACTAAAACTTTCACCGAATTAAAGACAATGACTAGTTTTGAGACCCCATTTGTCCCGTAAAGGGTTGAGACGGGACAATTCAAAATAAGCAGTGCAACTATTTTGTTAACCCCCTTGCTGCCAAGGCAGCCATGGTTAAAATAGTCAAGGTTAATAAAAAGTTAAGTGTTAATATGTGTTATTTTTCCTGAGCTGTACATCCATGCACCAGTTCTGTGTAGAAAAAAAACAGCTTATAATGTGTTTTTGAGAACAGTTTGCCAGGTACCACCTTCTGTGCAGATGAAAGTATAATATAAGTTTATTAAAGCAGCAGTCAGTGTGTTTTTCCCACAATAAATGTGTTGGGTCCATAAAAGCCCATAGAAATTCCCCTTCCTCTCTTACTTTGTAAACCAAATTGGGGGTTTCCATGTTCCTTGTTATGTATATGTTATGTGATAGTGGGATAGAGATGACTGTAGCACCAAAACTAAATGACAGCACTTTCCTGTAAGTTCCTCCCGGCCGTCCAGCTCATTCTTATGTCGTAGTGCTGTTACCTGTAGGGTATAACTGTGTGGACTGCTTCTTTTAATACCATATATTATGCTACATTTAGTATAaactgtacagtatattttatattgtatttagTGTATAATTATTTAGGAAACAGCTCACTGCAGCCGAGACTAAAGAGAGAACTATGTGTATCTTCAAAATCGGAATCGCACATAATATGTTATAGTGAATTATACTGTTAACACAAAGTAACTACTTGTCATTGTTTCTTTATAGGATGCTTTGTTTAGACTATAACATTCTACGGTGTTGTATTAGTTGTTAATActgtttcagcatttttttttttcaagattgtGCCTGAAAGAATCAGAAAGATTGGAAGATAATTTTATCTATGCAACCAAAGGATATTTCTTTTTTGCATTGTTTGTGTTTTAATATTTTATGCCTAGGCTTTTTTGCACATTTTAGCAAATCCTTAAATCCCTTGGCTTCCCTTGTTTATGAGATTTGAAATTCaggctttattgtgtgaacaccAGGTTTGTGACACCTGTATAAAGCCAGACCCCAATTTGGGATGGTCACTTTCTATTCCAATGCCCCCTTCTTTAATTATTGTGTTCCCTGTTTCTAAAAGCAGAGGGGTGCTAGAAGTGGGGTGAGACTATAGTTTTAAATACGTTGTCTGtataattttatgtttaaaagtgcAGATTTTAGGTTCTCAAATGCCGATACTCACCTTCCGCTGATCCCCCGCTTATGGCATTACTACGGTGCCAGTTCCTGTTGCTCAATGGTTCCTGCTGTCCATATTGAAACATAGGAGatgcctgctctgccaatcaccaTGGCCTGcttcagtcagtcattggctaaTGTCCTATGTGTAGTGAGCAGGATGTGCTACGCAGTTGGGACCAGCACAGTGGGGGATCAGTGGCAGGTAAGTACCACTATTTGTATTCCCATCCACCATGACATTTTGTCAACATAAAACTAATTATCCAGACAACCTAACCCTAATCCTAAAATAGTGGCATTGAGGGTTTAAGAGGATAAATTTTTACGTAAAGCCAAGTTATCCATGTAAACCTGTCATGATGAACATGCTATTTGATCTGTGGGGAGCTTGCTATAGAGTAGGAAGAGGAGGGTGTAATGGAAAAAATTCAATATAACAGCGTGACATCAGGGAAGAGTTTAGGAGTTGGTCACCCCAGCTTCCCCTACCCAGCTTGTCTTGAGTGACAGGTCTTTCACTATACACAAGACCTGTCAATCAAGAGGAGCCAGGCAGTAAGGAGAAGCTAGGGTTTGGGAACCATAGTCTACCGATAAACTTCCTTTAAATTGAACCTGTCAGGTGATTTATGCTTCCATATTGTATaccatatacacagagaagatgtGATATATAGCAAGATTTCTGAGCAAAAAGCAGAGCAAACATGACAGGACTCCAAGGAGAGACTGTGAGTGTCCTGCTTACCCTACCTACACTGCATGATTGACAGTCTTCTCTGTACAGAGACTAATGCagggaaagctgtcaatcactgtgtgTAGGCAAGGTAAACAGCACTCTCACTATCTCTTTAGGAGTACTGACAATACCGCACtacattttattcagaaatcCCATTCCAAATTACATAAAACTATTTCCCTTCCGGTACTGTAACACCCTATCAGACAACAACGTTTTTAATAAAGGGATTTGTAGTTCAGTATTTTAAGTTGCAACTTTTGATTATATCTTAGGGTTTATAGGACGCTTCACTTAGCCACATGTTCTAGTGCCGATAACATTTTTTCTTTCCCTGCACCATAGAACATTCAGGGGACCTATTTTTGTATCTAAGAACGTAAGAGAGACTTTGAGGAAAGTTTATATAATGAAGCTCCAGATTATTGACAATgtttttattatacttttatgCATAATACACACTCTAACCACTACTATTCTTATTTGGTGACTTGCAAATCATGGTAAAATTACGCCACTACCATGTCTCTCCTGTGATTGCATGCTGCCTTTACTTTGTTGCACATGGGTCATGGTCCCTAGATGGGCTGGGGCTCCACAGCAATGTTTGGTTGTCTGCATATCACAGAAAAACGGTAGCGTTACCACAACACATACACAGTGTTTTGCTATGGTGGGGGGACTCACAACAAATTTCAACTTGGAATTCTTGTTGAGCAACACAAATTGCATGTAATTTTATTTCTTATTGTAGTCACGCGTGATATGTGGTAACAATTCAAAGTGACTTGCAGGTGACCAAATCTCGCCCTGGAGGCCTAAGCTGAGAATGTCCGTTTTCTATTTGCATATCCAACAAGACAAGACAGGAAAAAAACATATTGACCATGGTATTGGAAGATTCCTGAAATATCAACCACTATGAAAATACAGCACTAGAAAGTACTCTGTTCAGCACTGCAAAGGATTTTAGTGGCAATAGTAAAATGTCTTGACCATTACAatataaaatgttgttttaactagtcagtatttttttcatttgtttcctACATTTTGTCTTGTTTTATTATGTCTCCATTTCTCATAAAGAGACTAAACAGTCGTGGAATTTCTTAAAGCTTTCTTCTTTTCCTATCC carries:
- the ZBTB38 gene encoding zinc finger and BTB domain-containing protein 38, producing MCTSEDLADSLHGESLLCSLNEQRMQGFLCDVTIVVEDTKFKAHRNILAASSLYFRNQFRSQSILIQGHVLELADFKADTFTEILNFIYSSKIAVKKKETLTDLADAGKKLGITFLENIKTSKKFSSIKCSTETEGTLPPVFYRGENSLKSETVDKKGEDPAVANGPRITNAFSILETEVNGFSPLDLRANFKKTNGPSEEENDKSNCDNGVCSDGEPVNTLAEHSYAVSPGDAPYKRDSVFDHSNKLNHLGNGESTTAGTVPGIQEPSSAGNMPVLEPQCFMPQTIAQSNSSTTNVSCSTDQTANPSDFFSQRENESLLLPLPPSNAPAPQSFCENALYPLPKRPHETFSCKNCSKEFAHFKRLQRHEQICFKVVHTEKDMRLPNSLSQVSSADGASDQNGLPNGSSTASDHFVKIVDGKIFYVCIVCKRNYVTLSSLRRHSNVHSWRKSYPCHYCSKVFALAEYRTKHEIWHTGDRRYQCIFCLETFMTYYILKNHQKSSHGIDPRLGVGSKANNRGLKSSIYPYKLYRLLPMKCKRTSLSSSGNGSAEHPSIHFQGQSSFSMATVVQNPVISNTIPLENQESFSCTLDPASQNATTTNQDSWPFNIIQCDKNANVLSTQNLSSSNEVLDSMPEEADSEACPSYTDNSNISSVINTTKSAPSVIMHSSRVSSVIVHGNAVTAGTTTNGIGWNHSRATVSPEREDTYQGNNAEATQTKALSEEEQSEKSKAGESYQERREFIQPATSYKKNKSVIREGNKTETYIAKPALPGTLVNSGIAPLCQITVKIGSEALVKRQISGSSLFFRKNGRPRYSEKAEKTRHDSDEDRKERSSNRLRKSECIQMEEMCDDASDQDVSDKPWRPYYNYKPKKKSKHFKKFRKLKKKKKHSRPREVEEDIIEVEKDVDEVDMKCSSEDVKDQEDEQEESPEPEDFKDHEKTDRVEMATAQWQLDSKPFFCELCQKSFRNPSTLKVHMRCHTGEKPYPCKTCGKCFSFSGSLNKHERIHQTVKSFTCQHCSKSFMLQETLKKHERIHTREKTYDCQFCSQQFLYLCTKKNHEQKHLAEQSVKGFVCFHCSKVCKTAAALGMHQKKHYLKGLKHKERKDFSPSTDEIAGWNNVASSTSKETNIAEERSSLNVPESFPPSFDDCEAPLLSFNNGVTEVMPHNVNAASLVENVNEIGESDSHFMTPAPPPAGLNNSVLIEAPRGWKHWKTRQYNLEESMNSDHSSLKESTKTFTELKTMTSFETPFVP